The proteins below are encoded in one region of Planctopirus limnophila DSM 3776:
- a CDS encoding acyl-[ACP]--phospholipid O-acyltransferase, whose translation MQTLSEANSNLRTDESTESPRPADLHDRLSSISFVSLLAVQFLTVLNDHTFRWLVVPLAKRLFRHTPGKVSLAEDASMLALGLAAFTLPFLFLAAPAGYLADRFSKAKVITWCKLAEILIMLAGFAALGFSNIPLLFIVVALTGVMNALFAPARQGSIPELVHDGSLSRANGLMGLMNVVPCALGFLLGNLLATLAQPGESDSISWQSLSTAFVVIMSIAVLGWVVSLGIRRVPAGDPECRFPWNFPVDTWQSLKLLSSDVFLARTALGIAFFWLLASMAQLNIDTFAGHDLQLKQWQVGVFGMVLVLGVGIGSLLAGYLSGGHVELGLVPIGAMGIAICSVVLYLAGIVNDDHRLIAFELSVAGLFFLGVFAGLFDVPLEAYLQHRSEPKVLGKILAATNFLAFSGALAAAGIFYFLLAVLQLSPAAVFLVCGIGTVPVAIYVMFLIPGAMFRFLFFIFTHSFYRIRRYGEVNIPEKGGALLVSNHVTWVDGILLMTMTPRPVRFIAYADYVNNPWLKWLARIFEVIPIKADGGPKALIESLRTARKAIEEGHVVCIFAEGGLTRTGQMQPFQPGFLKIIQGTNAPVIPVYLDGLWGSIFSFKGGKFFWKWPKRLLLPVNILYGQPIHEPKTVHQVRSAVQLLGVESVQKLKSKEPSLLAGFIKTCRSAGSRIKVADSGGMELTGTKLLIATLAFNRLFRREIPGNEQVVGILLPPTVGGVLANVALSLAGKVTANLNYTLSDAQLNACLEQGDIKTVITSRKVLEKRNFQLNTKFLLLEDLKPQISTFDKFCAALAAYTMPASLLLTWLGRPTRGTDELLTLIFTSGSTGQPKGVMLTHNNLKITIDAADHIARLEADDTVLGVLPFFHSLGYSITLWLPLCLPPRVVYHVNPLDARVVGQLAEKYGATILLATPTFLRSYLKRCEPAQFSKLDLVVVGAEKLPNELANEFKEKFGVLPSEGYGATETTGPAFVNVPDHRCELTSQKGTKLGTVGRPLPGFAVRILDPENGQEVGVNIQGRVQLKGGNVMAGYWKNPEKTSEVLQDGWYDTGDLGVLDDEGFLTITGRLSRFSKVGGEMVPHLRVEELLLEIVKTSDDEGALPLAVTAVPDAQRGERLVVVHRPLAQPVAEILRKLGETGIPNLWIPGSDSFIEVEAVPILGTGKLDLKGIKDCALARFGPKA comes from the coding sequence ATGCAGACGCTCTCGGAGGCTAATTCCAACCTACGGACTGATGAATCGACGGAATCTCCCCGCCCCGCCGACCTGCATGATCGTCTTTCGTCCATCAGCTTCGTCAGTCTTCTGGCCGTTCAGTTTTTGACGGTGCTGAATGATCATACATTCCGCTGGCTGGTGGTTCCTCTGGCCAAACGCCTTTTCCGCCATACACCCGGGAAAGTTTCTCTGGCAGAAGATGCTTCGATGCTGGCTCTCGGGCTGGCCGCCTTCACGTTGCCATTTCTCTTTCTGGCAGCGCCGGCGGGTTATCTCGCAGACCGCTTCAGCAAGGCCAAGGTCATTACCTGGTGCAAGCTGGCGGAAATTCTCATCATGCTGGCGGGCTTTGCGGCTTTGGGCTTCAGCAACATCCCACTGCTTTTCATCGTGGTGGCACTTACGGGTGTGATGAATGCCCTGTTTGCTCCAGCGAGGCAAGGGAGCATCCCGGAACTTGTCCACGATGGTTCGCTCTCGCGTGCCAACGGGTTGATGGGGCTGATGAACGTTGTCCCCTGTGCGCTGGGTTTTCTTTTAGGAAACCTGCTGGCGACACTCGCTCAACCGGGCGAAAGTGACTCCATTTCGTGGCAATCGCTCAGTACGGCGTTTGTGGTGATCATGTCGATTGCCGTGCTGGGCTGGGTAGTCAGCCTGGGGATTCGCAGGGTGCCGGCTGGTGATCCGGAGTGCCGCTTTCCGTGGAATTTTCCAGTCGATACCTGGCAAAGCCTGAAGCTCCTTTCGAGTGATGTTTTTCTCGCCCGGACAGCGTTAGGTATTGCCTTCTTCTGGCTGCTGGCCTCGATGGCGCAACTCAACATCGACACGTTTGCCGGTCATGATCTGCAACTCAAGCAGTGGCAGGTGGGTGTTTTTGGCATGGTGCTGGTGCTGGGTGTCGGCATCGGCAGCCTGCTGGCGGGTTATCTCTCGGGTGGCCATGTCGAATTGGGATTGGTGCCAATTGGCGCCATGGGTATTGCTATCTGCTCTGTCGTGTTGTATCTCGCTGGCATTGTGAATGACGATCACCGTCTGATTGCCTTTGAACTTTCGGTGGCTGGTCTGTTTTTCCTGGGTGTATTTGCCGGGTTATTTGATGTTCCACTGGAAGCTTATTTGCAGCATCGCAGCGAGCCCAAAGTGCTGGGAAAAATTCTGGCAGCGACGAACTTTCTGGCATTCTCCGGAGCTTTGGCTGCAGCGGGGATCTTTTATTTCTTACTCGCCGTTTTGCAACTCAGCCCGGCTGCGGTATTTCTCGTCTGCGGGATTGGGACAGTCCCCGTCGCCATCTACGTCATGTTCTTGATACCAGGTGCCATGTTTCGATTTCTATTCTTTATCTTTACACATTCGTTCTATCGAATTCGCCGCTATGGTGAAGTCAATATCCCCGAAAAAGGGGGAGCGCTGCTCGTCTCGAATCACGTCACGTGGGTCGATGGCATTCTGCTGATGACGATGACTCCACGACCTGTGCGGTTCATTGCCTATGCCGACTATGTGAATAATCCGTGGCTGAAATGGCTGGCACGAATTTTTGAGGTCATCCCCATTAAGGCGGATGGTGGGCCGAAAGCTCTCATTGAATCGTTAAGGACAGCCCGCAAAGCCATTGAAGAAGGACATGTGGTCTGTATCTTTGCCGAAGGGGGTTTGACCCGCACCGGCCAGATGCAGCCTTTTCAACCTGGTTTTCTCAAGATCATTCAGGGGACCAATGCCCCGGTGATACCGGTCTATCTCGATGGTTTGTGGGGGAGTATTTTCAGCTTTAAGGGCGGAAAATTTTTCTGGAAATGGCCAAAGCGTCTACTCCTTCCCGTCAATATCCTCTACGGTCAGCCCATTCACGAACCCAAAACTGTTCATCAGGTTCGCTCAGCAGTCCAACTTCTGGGAGTCGAATCCGTGCAAAAGCTTAAATCGAAAGAGCCTTCCTTGCTGGCGGGATTTATCAAGACCTGCCGGAGTGCCGGTAGCCGCATTAAGGTGGCTGATTCTGGCGGCATGGAACTGACAGGGACCAAACTGCTGATTGCCACGCTGGCATTTAACCGGTTGTTCCGCCGAGAGATTCCGGGCAATGAGCAGGTGGTCGGGATCCTCCTCCCACCGACAGTGGGTGGAGTCCTCGCGAATGTGGCACTTTCCCTGGCGGGCAAAGTGACTGCTAATTTGAATTACACCCTTTCCGATGCACAGCTCAATGCGTGCCTCGAACAGGGCGATATCAAGACGGTCATTACCAGCCGCAAAGTGCTGGAGAAGAGAAACTTCCAACTCAATACGAAGTTCCTGCTCCTTGAAGACTTGAAGCCGCAGATCTCGACTTTTGACAAGTTCTGTGCTGCCCTGGCTGCTTACACCATGCCAGCTTCGTTATTGCTGACCTGGCTGGGCCGCCCCACCCGCGGCACTGATGAACTCCTGACGTTGATCTTTACTTCAGGATCGACTGGCCAGCCGAAAGGGGTGATGCTCACCCACAACAATCTGAAGATCACTATCGACGCCGCCGACCATATTGCCCGGCTTGAAGCCGATGATACGGTTCTGGGAGTGCTGCCCTTTTTCCATAGTCTCGGGTACAGCATTACCTTATGGTTGCCCCTGTGCCTTCCGCCGCGTGTGGTGTATCACGTCAATCCGCTCGATGCGCGCGTGGTCGGGCAGCTCGCTGAAAAATATGGCGCCACGATTCTGCTGGCCACGCCCACCTTTTTGCGGTCGTACCTCAAACGTTGTGAACCGGCACAGTTCTCCAAACTCGACCTGGTGGTGGTGGGAGCAGAAAAGCTTCCGAATGAACTGGCGAACGAGTTCAAGGAGAAGTTTGGCGTCTTACCTTCAGAAGGTTATGGCGCGACAGAAACCACGGGCCCGGCATTCGTCAACGTGCCTGATCATCGTTGCGAGTTGACCTCGCAAAAGGGAACCAAGCTGGGAACCGTGGGCCGACCATTGCCAGGCTTTGCCGTGCGAATTCTGGATCCGGAGAATGGTCAGGAAGTGGGTGTGAACATCCAGGGGCGCGTCCAGCTCAAGGGTGGCAACGTGATGGCGGGCTACTGGAAGAATCCCGAGAAGACCAGCGAAGTTCTGCAGGATGGCTGGTATGACACGGGCGATCTGGGAGTGCTGGACGACGAGGGTTTTCTGACGATTACGGGCCGCCTTTCGCGATTTTCGAAGGTCGGTGGCGAGATGGTGCCGCACCTCCGCGTGGAAGAGCTGCTGCTGGAAATCGTCAAGACCTCGGACGATGAAGGAGCCCTGCCCCTGGCGGTGACGGCTGTTCCTGACGCACAGCGTGGAGAACGGCTGGTTGTGGTGCATCGTCCTTTGGCTCAGCCGGTTGCCGAAATACTGCGTAAACTGGGCGAAACAGGGATTCCCAACCTCTGGATTCCTGGGTCTGACAGCTTTATCGAAGTCGAAGCTGTCCCGATTCTGGGGACTGGCAAGCTCGATCTGAAGGGGATTAAAGACTGTGCACTGGCTCGCTTCGGCCCCAAGGCATAG
- a CDS encoding TolC family protein, producing MAVEDRFENRQPPQESSAAAASISEGIESSEPLSDEPISDTTYVTLASSEKTSVDEIPPGYNDATLATEEQAGRFNTAPSASAYQLSLGNILYLADVQNPNIALARERINEAYARVEQADTLWLPSIRSGLNYNHHDGAIQDVAGRVFNTSRSSFYGGMGAGAVGAGSPIAPGLLAQFHLTDAIFQPRIATHQASSRQYGAAATRNDSLRDAAFAYLELVRAEQDRAIAQQALFHTEELSSVTTAYARTGQGLQSDNERVLAEVAVRRDEVVQSEEAVVTASARLAALLHTDPSMTITSGEPVVIPLEILTVQGTAGEYVATGLSRRPELAEQQQLVCEAIERMKRERYAPLIPSVLLGVSYGGFGGGFGSDITNSNGRLDADAMAYWEVRNLGFGEKAAREQTSSAVRQAQWRNVSLMDTVAREVVDAHTQVIKRRERIEICRLGVIAARRSFDLNLDRIRNAQGLPIEVLQSIQALRVAQRTFLNAVVDYNQSQFQLCHATGWFLAA from the coding sequence TTGGCCGTTGAGGACAGATTCGAGAATCGACAGCCACCACAGGAATCTTCCGCCGCCGCTGCATCAATAAGCGAAGGCATTGAGAGCAGCGAACCACTCAGCGACGAACCAATCAGCGATACCACCTATGTGACACTCGCCTCCAGTGAAAAAACTTCCGTCGATGAAATCCCGCCCGGCTACAACGATGCCACGCTCGCGACTGAGGAACAGGCGGGACGTTTCAATACAGCGCCTTCAGCGAGTGCATATCAGTTGAGCCTGGGGAACATTCTCTACCTCGCCGATGTTCAGAACCCGAACATCGCGTTGGCACGGGAGCGAATCAACGAGGCTTATGCCCGTGTCGAACAGGCCGATACCTTGTGGCTCCCATCGATTCGCTCGGGGTTGAATTACAATCATCATGACGGGGCGATCCAGGATGTCGCCGGGCGAGTCTTCAACACCAGCCGCAGTTCATTCTATGGCGGCATGGGGGCCGGAGCAGTGGGTGCCGGTTCGCCCATAGCACCAGGCCTTTTGGCTCAATTTCATTTGACTGATGCCATTTTCCAGCCACGCATTGCCACTCATCAGGCCAGTTCCCGGCAATATGGCGCGGCAGCCACCCGCAACGACTCGTTGCGTGATGCCGCTTTCGCCTATCTGGAGCTTGTGCGAGCCGAACAGGATCGGGCCATTGCCCAGCAGGCGCTCTTCCACACAGAAGAGCTTTCTTCAGTGACGACCGCATACGCCCGGACAGGTCAGGGCCTGCAATCCGATAACGAGCGAGTTTTGGCAGAGGTCGCCGTCAGACGAGATGAAGTCGTCCAGAGCGAAGAGGCGGTGGTCACTGCATCCGCACGGCTGGCCGCTCTATTGCATACCGATCCTTCGATGACGATTACCAGCGGAGAACCCGTGGTGATTCCGTTGGAAATCCTGACTGTGCAGGGAACAGCGGGGGAGTACGTCGCCACTGGTCTTTCCCGCAGGCCGGAACTTGCTGAGCAGCAGCAGCTCGTTTGTGAAGCCATCGAACGCATGAAGCGGGAACGCTATGCCCCGCTGATCCCCAGTGTGTTGCTCGGCGTCAGCTACGGCGGCTTTGGTGGCGGCTTTGGCAGTGATATCACCAACAGCAACGGCCGCCTCGATGCCGATGCCATGGCTTACTGGGAAGTCCGCAATCTGGGCTTCGGGGAGAAAGCCGCCCGCGAACAGACATCGTCTGCAGTTCGTCAGGCCCAATGGCGCAACGTGTCTCTGATGGATACTGTCGCCAGGGAAGTTGTTGACGCTCACACGCAGGTGATCAAACGCCGCGAGCGCATTGAGATCTGTCGTCTGGGTGTGATTGCCGCGAGGCGTTCGTTTGATCTCAACCTCGACCGGATCCGCAATGCTCAAGGCTTGCCGATCGAAGTGTTGCAGTCGATCCAGGCTCTCCGCGTGGCCCAGCGCACCTTTCTCAACGCAGTCGTCGACTACAACCAATCCCAGTTCCAGCTCTGCCACGCCACCGGCTGGTTCCTTGCCGCCTGA
- a CDS encoding arylsulfatase has translation MMASRFWLTCLFIAGFCLSASAADKPNILVIMADDVGWMNVSSYGGDIMGIRTPNIDRIGQEGIRFTSFYAQPSCTAGRAAFLTGQLPVRTGLTTVGTPGSPAGLQKEDITLAEILKTKGYSTAQFGKNHLGDLEEHLPHRHGFDEYFGNLYHLNGNEDLEDPDRPTDPEFRKKFDPRGVVSGTADGPTKDEGPLTTKRMETFDDEIVAKSLDFLDRKAKDQKPFFLWHCSARLHVFFHFKEGVRGKSRAGREDVYGDALAEHDGHIGQLLAKLEATGLDKNTIVVYVTDNGAYQYMWPEGGTSPFRGDKGTTWEGGVRAPCMVRWPGAVGGRVSSEIVDMTDLLPTLASAAGETDAVEKLKKGADYGGKNYKVHLDGYDQTALFTGKSDKSARKFVFYYDETVLTAIRYESFKVTFSIKEGGHWDDPLVGLGRPMITNLRMDPFERQTGDVNRQYAEHKTWVLTPIVGIAEKHLTTFRDFPVRQLGLSAQMAKTLEGIQSQILKLKPNN, from the coding sequence ATGATGGCTTCTCGATTTTGGCTGACATGCCTCTTCATTGCCGGATTCTGCTTATCCGCGTCCGCCGCAGACAAGCCAAATATTCTCGTGATCATGGCGGACGACGTCGGATGGATGAACGTCTCTTCCTACGGCGGCGACATCATGGGTATTCGCACGCCGAACATAGACCGCATCGGCCAGGAGGGCATTCGCTTCACGTCGTTCTATGCGCAACCAAGTTGTACAGCCGGACGAGCGGCATTCCTGACCGGCCAGCTTCCTGTGCGGACTGGATTGACAACCGTCGGCACACCCGGTTCCCCGGCCGGATTGCAAAAGGAAGACATCACGCTCGCGGAGATTCTCAAGACGAAGGGCTATTCGACTGCCCAGTTCGGCAAGAATCACCTCGGTGACCTCGAAGAGCATCTGCCACACCGGCACGGCTTCGACGAGTACTTCGGCAACCTTTACCATCTCAACGGCAATGAGGATCTGGAAGATCCGGACCGGCCGACCGATCCCGAGTTCCGCAAGAAGTTCGATCCGCGCGGAGTCGTTTCCGGCACGGCCGATGGCCCGACGAAGGATGAGGGTCCATTGACGACCAAGCGGATGGAAACCTTTGACGATGAGATCGTCGCCAAATCACTCGATTTTCTCGACCGCAAGGCCAAGGATCAGAAACCATTTTTCCTCTGGCACTGCTCCGCCCGCCTGCATGTGTTCTTTCACTTCAAAGAAGGCGTTCGCGGGAAGTCGCGAGCCGGTCGCGAAGATGTTTACGGCGATGCTCTTGCCGAACACGACGGCCATATCGGTCAACTTCTGGCGAAGCTGGAGGCCACAGGCCTCGATAAGAACACCATCGTCGTTTATGTGACCGATAACGGGGCCTATCAATACATGTGGCCCGAAGGCGGCACCAGTCCTTTCCGCGGCGATAAGGGGACGACTTGGGAGGGCGGCGTTCGCGCCCCGTGCATGGTCCGCTGGCCCGGAGCGGTCGGTGGTCGCGTTAGCAGCGAGATCGTGGACATGACGGATCTCTTGCCCACACTGGCATCTGCCGCTGGCGAGACTGACGCCGTCGAAAAGCTGAAAAAGGGTGCCGACTACGGCGGCAAGAACTACAAGGTGCATCTCGATGGCTACGATCAGACGGCCCTCTTTACCGGCAAGAGCGACAAGTCCGCTCGCAAATTCGTCTTCTACTACGACGAGACCGTGCTCACAGCCATCCGCTACGAATCATTCAAGGTTACCTTTTCCATCAAGGAGGGCGGACATTGGGATGACCCGCTGGTCGGCCTCGGCCGACCGATGATCACCAACCTGCGGATGGACCCCTTTGAGCGACAAACCGGAGACGTGAACCGCCAGTATGCGGAACACAAGACCTGGGTGCTCACGCCGATCGTTGGCATCGCGGAGAAACACTTGACGACCTTTCGTGACTTTCCCGTCCGCCAGCTTGGGCTGAGTGCCCAGATGGCGAAGACGCTCGAAGGTATCCAGTCGCAGATCTTGAAACTCAAGCCGAATAACTAA
- a CDS encoding arylsulfatase yields MNIRSLLAVLSLALGVGFASTADSQEILPFPPAPSGSTPGLTIQDSTYKKRVEPKRLAENVPNILIILMDDVGPGTASTYGGEINTPTLERVAKLGVSFNRFHSTAMCSPTRAALLTGRNHTRVGNGQIAAIANDFDGFNGTIPKSSATVAEVLKNYGYNTGAWGKWHNTPEEQITSKGPFEYWPTGYGFEYFYGFLAGEASQYEPTLTRNTSPVTEHLPQGYHFTDDIAQDAITWLREQKAYAPDKPFFMYWAPGASHGPHQVMKEWADKYKGKFDDGWDKYRERVFARAKAKGWIPQTAQLTPRPESMASWDSIPDEEKPFQRRLMEVFAGFTEHADFNAGRVIDEIERQGKLDNTLIFYIWGDNGSSAEGLYGTISEQLAQNGIPTKISQHLEALEELGGLDALGGPKTDNMYHAGWAWAGSTPYKSTKLVGAHFGGTRQPMAVAWPKRIKADPTARSQFHHVIDIVPTIYELTRITPPKVVNGFEQDSIDGVSMAYALGDAQAPGTRKTQFFDIMASRGIYHDGWFASAPGPREPWVGGLPKGIKEWSPLTDKWELYNLDEDWSQANDLAATNPKKLEELKLLFLLESTKNKNLPIGGGLWSTALFHPEDSPASALTEWTFDAPITRMPESAAPKLGKQDSLVSMEVDVPENANGVLYALAGFSGGITCYLKDGFLCYEFNLFEIQRTKLKSKDKLPTGKVKIEVESKLAAKIGGPMDVTLRVNGKDVAQGRVPAAMSLHFTSNATFDIGADLDSPVSLDYFDQAPFKFNGTIGATKIAYPKK; encoded by the coding sequence ATGAACATCAGATCGCTATTGGCCGTTCTCAGCCTCGCGCTGGGAGTCGGGTTCGCGTCAACGGCAGACTCTCAAGAGATTTTGCCTTTCCCCCCCGCGCCGTCCGGCTCCACTCCCGGGCTGACGATCCAGGATTCCACCTACAAGAAACGCGTCGAGCCGAAGCGGCTGGCCGAAAATGTGCCGAACATCCTCATCATCCTTATGGACGATGTGGGCCCGGGGACAGCCTCAACCTATGGCGGTGAGATCAACACGCCGACGCTTGAACGCGTGGCGAAGCTGGGTGTTTCGTTCAATCGCTTCCACTCCACGGCCATGTGCTCGCCTACGCGGGCGGCACTGCTCACCGGGCGCAATCACACCCGCGTCGGCAACGGTCAGATCGCGGCCATTGCCAACGACTTCGACGGTTTCAACGGCACAATCCCGAAGTCCTCTGCCACAGTCGCCGAAGTACTCAAGAACTATGGCTATAACACAGGTGCCTGGGGGAAATGGCACAACACACCGGAGGAACAGATCACCTCCAAAGGACCGTTCGAGTATTGGCCCACCGGCTATGGCTTCGAGTATTTCTATGGTTTTCTCGCGGGCGAGGCTTCGCAGTACGAGCCGACGCTGACCCGCAATACTTCGCCAGTTACCGAGCATCTCCCCCAAGGCTACCACTTCACGGATGACATCGCGCAGGACGCGATCACCTGGCTGCGGGAACAGAAGGCGTATGCGCCGGACAAGCCGTTCTTCATGTACTGGGCGCCCGGTGCCTCGCACGGTCCGCATCAGGTGATGAAGGAGTGGGCTGACAAGTACAAGGGGAAGTTCGATGACGGCTGGGACAAGTATCGAGAGCGCGTCTTCGCGAGGGCCAAGGCCAAGGGCTGGATTCCGCAGACGGCACAACTCACGCCGCGCCCAGAGTCGATGGCTTCGTGGGATTCGATCCCCGATGAGGAAAAGCCGTTCCAGCGTCGATTGATGGAAGTCTTCGCCGGTTTCACTGAGCACGCCGACTTCAATGCAGGCCGCGTGATTGATGAAATCGAACGCCAGGGCAAGCTCGATAACACGCTTATCTTCTACATTTGGGGCGATAACGGCTCTTCCGCTGAAGGGCTGTATGGCACGATCAGCGAGCAACTCGCACAGAATGGTATCCCGACCAAGATTTCACAGCACCTTGAGGCGCTGGAGGAACTCGGTGGTCTCGACGCGCTGGGCGGCCCGAAAACCGACAACATGTATCACGCGGGCTGGGCCTGGGCGGGCAGCACTCCCTACAAATCCACCAAGCTCGTTGGTGCGCACTTCGGAGGCACCCGACAGCCGATGGCCGTCGCCTGGCCGAAGCGCATAAAGGCGGACCCGACAGCGCGATCACAGTTCCACCACGTCATCGACATTGTGCCGACGATTTACGAACTGACCAGGATCACGCCGCCAAAAGTTGTGAACGGGTTCGAGCAAGATTCGATTGACGGAGTCAGCATGGCCTATGCATTGGGCGACGCCCAGGCACCGGGAACGCGGAAGACACAGTTCTTCGACATCATGGCCAGCCGCGGTATTTACCACGACGGTTGGTTTGCCAGCGCACCGGGACCGCGTGAACCCTGGGTGGGTGGGCTCCCAAAGGGAATCAAGGAGTGGTCACCACTGACGGACAAGTGGGAGCTTTACAACCTTGATGAAGACTGGAGCCAGGCGAACGATCTCGCCGCAACGAATCCGAAGAAACTCGAAGAGCTGAAACTGCTCTTCTTGCTCGAGTCCACGAAGAACAAGAATCTGCCCATCGGTGGTGGCTTGTGGTCCACCGCGCTGTTCCATCCCGAAGACTCGCCTGCTTCCGCGCTCACGGAATGGACATTCGATGCCCCGATCACCCGGATGCCAGAGTCCGCTGCGCCCAAGCTCGGCAAGCAGGACAGCCTGGTGAGCATGGAGGTGGACGTGCCAGAAAATGCAAACGGCGTGCTCTATGCCCTGGCAGGCTTTTCCGGCGGCATCACCTGCTACCTGAAAGACGGCTTCCTGTGCTACGAGTTCAATCTGTTTGAGATTCAGCGCACCAAGCTCAAGTCCAAAGACAAACTCCCGACGGGCAAGGTGAAAATTGAAGTCGAATCCAAGTTGGCGGCCAAAATCGGCGGGCCGATGGATGTCACGCTCAGGGTGAATGGCAAAGACGTGGCACAAGGCCGTGTGCCAGCCGCGATGTCCCTGCACTTCACGTCGAATGCGACTTTCGACATCGGCGCAGACTTGGACTCCCCGGTCTCGCTCGATTACTTCGACCAGGCACCGTTCAAGTTCAATGGCACGATCGGCGCCACGAAGATCGCCTATCCCAAGAAATAG
- a CDS encoding DUF502 domain-containing protein: MRDKLSHSYAAVKTTALGGLLFLVPIIVIGIALGYVYSIAAGSYHHVKPWIPFDKATGVALVFCLATVALLLTCFVFGLLAQRAIGRHFTRTIEQQLIKVYPKYAIYKDLLAGKLGGDDNVPSLRPVLVRKEGLLLLAFEADRLASGHVVIYFPGAPDAWTGSMALVEGAQVRPINLPFSQMIGISERLGRQSSSLLDALELGEIAAFDSSPDSLKASVSKVSN; encoded by the coding sequence ATGCGAGACAAACTCAGTCATTCATATGCAGCAGTCAAGACGACCGCCTTGGGCGGTCTCTTGTTCCTGGTACCGATTATCGTCATCGGTATCGCGCTGGGTTACGTGTACAGCATTGCGGCGGGCAGCTACCACCATGTGAAGCCGTGGATCCCGTTCGACAAGGCAACCGGCGTCGCGCTCGTGTTCTGTTTGGCGACCGTGGCACTTTTGTTGACCTGCTTTGTGTTCGGACTCCTCGCACAACGGGCCATTGGACGTCATTTCACGCGGACAATTGAGCAGCAGCTGATCAAGGTCTATCCGAAATACGCGATTTATAAAGATCTGCTCGCTGGAAAACTCGGTGGAGATGACAACGTGCCGTCGTTGCGTCCCGTACTGGTGCGGAAAGAAGGCCTTCTCCTCTTGGCGTTTGAAGCGGATCGATTGGCTTCAGGACACGTCGTGATTTACTTCCCTGGTGCCCCCGATGCCTGGACCGGTTCAATGGCTTTGGTCGAGGGAGCACAAGTACGACCGATTAATTTGCCATTTTCCCAAATGATCGGCATCAGCGAACGCCTGGGACGTCAATCCAGTTCGCTGCTTGATGCCCTGGAGTTGGGCGAAATAGCCGCGTTTGATAGCTCGCCTGATTCCTTGAAGGCGTCTGTGTCCAAGGTGTCAAACTAG